One region of Diabrotica undecimpunctata isolate CICGRU chromosome 6, icDiaUnde3, whole genome shotgun sequence genomic DNA includes:
- the LOC140443232 gene encoding uncharacterized protein translates to MENLNVTTQDFMQICRSCLSRNNLSPINQNSINLFDKIADVKIDLNEELPKQLCNECLTKTNSISSFIQIVKSNDVYIRQIYESSKQINFSQQIDDHESDISCDADQDIFSKDSFNEGILTISENGENEKETLKVIYIKHESNKQFKCNDCNKTFAKKRYLNQHLKTHSKLGVYNCKICLKRFNQFSNLRRHDRIVHKGIKPFKCEVCNKEFGTLISKQEHFNIHTGERPYMCDICGSSFKKYSTYYSHDIRHKIKRGEIPKSTKIPKKYPRKPPKNKKDLECEFCQKSFASKRAVSVHKLTHFGEKSFLCTECGKSFLRKSYLDLHVRIHTGEKPYHCNDCGKDFGRPTAYRNHMLIHKNKRPYKCDVCEKSFVQIGHLNTHVKTHTGEKPYICTFCGKAFALNGNLTVHTRIHTNERPFKCEICCLGFFDSSSLKKHKRTHDRIEVKNEEPGQ, encoded by the exons atggaaaacttgaATGTAACAACACAAGACTTTATGCAGATTTGTCGCAGTTGCCTTTCTAGAAATAATTTGTCTCCAATAAACCAAAATAGTATAAACCTATTTGATAAAATTGCCGATGTAAAG atagATCTGAATGAAGAATTGCCAAAACAATTATGTAATGAGTGTCTCACTAAAACAAACAGCATTTCTTCCTTTATACAGATAGTAAAAAGTAATGATGTATATATTCGACAAATATATGAAAGCAGTAAGCAGATCAATTTCTCTCAACAGATTGATGATCATGAATCAGATATTAGTTGTGATGCTGACCaagatatattttctaaagattccTTTAATGAGGGTATTTTAACTATATCTGAAAATGGTGAAAATGAAAAGGaaacattaaaagttatttatattaaacatGAAAGCAATAAGCAATTCAAATGTAATGACTGTAATAAAACATTTGCTAAAAAGCGTTACTTAAACCAGCATTTAAAAACTCATAGCAAATTAGGTGTATATaactgtaaaatttgtttaaaaagatttaacCAATTTTCCAACCTAAGGAGACATGATAGGATAGTTCATAAAGGAATtaaaccatttaaatgtgaagTATGTAATAAGG AATTTGGAACTCTTATTAGTAAACAAGAACATTTTAACATTCACACAGGAGAAAGACCATACATGTGCGATATATGCGGTTCTagctttaaaaaatattctacatacTATTCCCATGATATAAGACATAAAATAAAAAGAGGTGAAATCCCCAAGAGTACAAAAATACCGAAAAAATATCCCAGAAAAccaccaaaaaataaaaaagatctgGAATGCGAGTTTTGTCAAAAGTCTTTTGCAAGTAAGCGAGCGGTTTCGGTACACAAACTGACTCATTTCGGAGAAAAGTCTTTTTTGTGTACGGAATGTGGTAAAAGTTTCTTGAGGAAGAGCTACCTAGACCTACATGTTAGGATCCATACtg GTGAAAAACCGTATCATTGCAACGACTGTGGTAAAGATTTTGGACGTCCAACAGCTTATAGAAATCACATGCTGATCCATAAAAACAAACGTCCATATAAATGTGACGTATGTGAGAAGAGCTTTGTTCAAATCGGCCATCTAAATACTCACGTTAAAACCCATACTGGGGAGAAACCATACATATGTACTTTTTGCGGAAAAGCTTTTGCTCTAAATGGAAATTTAACGGTGCATACTCGAATTCATACAAACGAAAGACCATTCAAGTGTGAGATTTGTTGTTTGGGATTTTTTGATTCTAGTTCTTTGAAGAAACATAAGAGAACGCATGATAGAATTGAAGTTAAAAATGAGGAACCAGGCCAGTAG
- the LOC140443234 gene encoding uncharacterized protein encodes MENLNVTTQDFMQICRSCLSRNNLSPINQNSINLFDKIADVKIDLNEELPKQLCNECLTKTNSISSFIQIVKSNDVYIRQIYESSKQINFSQQIDDHESDISCDADQDIFSKDSFNEGILTISENGENEKETLKVIYIKHESNKQFKCNDCNKTFAKKHNLNQHLKAHSKLGIYYCKICLKRFKQPSSLRRHDRIVHKGIKPFKCEVCNKEFGTLLCKQEHFRIHTGERPYMCNICGFSFKKYSTYYAHDIRHKIKRGEIPKSTKIPKKYPIKQPKNKKDLECEFCQKSFSCKQAVSVHKQIHFGEKSFLCTECGKSFMRKSHLEVHVRIHTGEKPYQCNDCGKDFRHPGAYKNHLLIHKNKRPHKCDVCEKSFVQIGHLKSHVKTHTGEKPYKCALCGKAFAQSGNLRAHTRIHTNERPFRCEICCLGFFDSSSLKKHKRTHDRIEVKNEEPGQ; translated from the exons atggaaaacttgaATGTAACAACACAAGACTTTATGCAGATTTGTCGCAGTTGCCTTTCTAGAAATAATTTATCTCCAATAAACCAAAATAGTATAAACCTATTTGATAAAATTGCCGATGTAAAG atagATCTGAATGAAGAATTGCCAAAACAATTATGTAATGAGTGTCTCACTAAAACAAACAGCATTTCTTCCTTTATACAGATAGTAAAAAGTAATGATGTATATATTCGACAAATATATGAAAGCAGTAAGCAGATCAATTTCTCTCAACAGATTGATGATCATGAATCAGATATTAGTTGTGATGCTGACCaagatatattttctaaagattccTTTAATGAGGGTATTTTAACTATATCTGAAAATGGTGAAAATGAAAAGGaaacattaaaagttatttatattaaacatGAAAGCAATAAGCAATTCAAATGTAATGACTGTAATAAAACATTTGCTAAAAAGCATAACTTAAACCAGCATTTAAAAGCTCATAGCAAATTAGGTATATATtactgtaaaatttgtttaaaaagatttaaaCAACCTTCCAGCCTAAGGAGACATGATAGGATAGTTCATAAAGGAATtaaaccatttaaatgtgaagTATGTAATAAGG aatTTGGAACTCTTCTATGTAAACAAGAACATTTTCGCATTCACACAGGAGAAAGGCCATACATGTGCAATATCTGCGGTTTTagctttaaaaaatattctacatacTATGCCCATGATATAAGACATAAAATAAAAAGAGGTGAAATCCCCAAGAGtacaaaaataccaaaaaaatatccTATAAAACAacccaaaaataaaaaagatctgGAATGCGAGTTTTGTCAAAAGTCTTTTTCATGCAAGCAAGCAGTTTCAGTACACAAACAGATTCATTTCGGAGAAAAGTCTTTTTTGTGTACAGAATGTGGTAAAAGTTTCATGAGGAAGAGCCATCTAGAAGTACATGTTAGGATCCATACtg GTGAAAAACCGTATCAATGCAATGACTGTGGTAAAGATTTTCGACATCCAGGAGCTTATAAAAATCACTTGCTGATCCACAAAAACAAACGTCCACATAAATGTGACGTATGTGAGAAGAGCTTTGTTCAAATCGGCCATCTTAAGAGTCACGTTAAAACCCATACTGGGGAGAAACCATACAAATGTGCTCTTTGCGGAAAAGCTTTTGCTCAAAGTGGAAATTTAAGGGCGCATACTCGAATTCATACAAACGAAAGACCATTCAGGTGTGAGATTTGTTGTTTGGGATTTTTTGATTCTAGTTCTTTGAAGAAACATAAGAGAACGCATGATAGAATTGAAGTTAAAAATGAGGAACCAGGCCAGTAG
- the LOC140443237 gene encoding uncharacterized protein, whose translation MADDVSSVISEPIVHSYSGSDEWLPLDSENTETDVENSVPNTSIIQDTPEIQEPEKPPRTRKKQMNGSVVKKRAILRNTGKEYTTKRGKIVAGKVFTNTDCFCKNKCLQQIPEEERAHAFKSFWKLGSFSTQNASRPKDQSRSAKSVSNQYYIQAQGQTINVCKKFFLQTFKISSLHES comes from the exons AGGATCGGACGAATGGCTACCATTGGACTCCGAAAATACAG aaactGATGTCGAGAACAGTGTACCTAATACATCTATAATACAAGATACACCGGAGATACAAGAACCTGAAAAACCACCTCGAACTCGGAAAAAGCAGATGAATGGTAGTGTAGTGAAAAAACGAGCAATACTAAGAAATACAGGTAAAGAATATACGACTAAACGTGGTAAAATTGTAGCAGGAAAGGTATTTACTAACACGGACTGTTTTTGCAAAAATAAATGTTTGCAACAAATACCAGAAGAAGAACGTGCTCATGCTTTTAAATCATTTTGGAAGTTAGGTTCCTTTAGTACACAAAATGCATCACGTCCCAAAGATCAATCACGTTCTGCAAAGTCGGTTAGTAATCAATATTACATACAAGCACAAGGGCAAACCATCAATGTCTGTAAAAAGTTCTTTCTTCAGACATTTAAGATATCTTCATTACACGAGAGCTAA